One Streptosporangium sp. NBC_01495 DNA window includes the following coding sequences:
- a CDS encoding ATP-binding protein: MDSSEYDGSEWVLRLAGSPDQVVRARRLVSMTLGRDHPLHDDCVLLTSEIATNAVVHSRSGDGGAFTVTVAYSATGVRVSVQDEGSSEAPCVCRASADATGGRGLPLLEALSHRWGMVREAGSNKVWFELVLEMAGMRAGSLAGAR, from the coding sequence ATGGACTCGTCGGAGTACGACGGCAGTGAATGGGTTCTCCGCCTGGCGGGTTCCCCGGACCAGGTGGTCAGAGCCCGCCGCCTGGTCTCGATGACCCTGGGGCGAGACCACCCCCTCCACGACGACTGCGTCCTGCTGACCAGTGAGATCGCCACCAACGCGGTGGTCCACTCCAGGTCGGGGGACGGCGGGGCGTTCACTGTCACGGTGGCCTACTCGGCGACGGGTGTGCGCGTCTCCGTTCAGGACGAGGGTTCCTCCGAGGCCCCCTGTGTGTGCCGCGCCTCGGCCGACGCGACAGGGGGCCGGGGTCTGCCCCTGCTGGAGGCGCTGTCCCATCGCTGGGGCATGGTCAGGGAGGCGGGCTCCAACAAGGTCTGGTTCGAGCTGGTGCTGGAGATGGCGGGGATGCGCGCGGGCAGCCTGGCCGGTGCCCGCTGA
- a CDS encoding STM4013/SEN3800 family hydrolase, with the protein MRDMGAIIGTHDVLLLTLDTLRYDVAAELLAQGRLPTLAGVLPGGGWERRHSPGSFTYAAHAAILAGFLPTPIAPGPHPRLFAAAFPGSETTAEGTWVFDAADLPGGLAKAGYHTVCVGGVGFFNKLTPLGAALPSLFAESHWRPAFGVTSPTSFEEQIRCAERSVGDRAEPVFLLVNVSALHQPNHFYLPGAAGDTRATHAAALEYVDRHVGRLFALMSARRPCLVIICSDHGTAYGEDGYVGHRIGHEVVWTVPYGEFVLQPGEWS; encoded by the coding sequence ATGAGAGACATGGGCGCGATCATCGGCACGCACGACGTGCTGCTGCTCACCCTCGACACCCTGCGCTACGACGTTGCGGCCGAGCTGCTGGCGCAGGGGCGGCTCCCCACGCTCGCGGGCGTGCTGCCGGGTGGCGGGTGGGAGCGGCGGCACTCGCCGGGCAGCTTCACCTACGCCGCGCACGCGGCGATCCTGGCCGGTTTCCTGCCCACCCCGATTGCTCCGGGCCCGCATCCCCGGCTGTTCGCCGCCGCCTTCCCCGGCAGCGAGACCACCGCCGAGGGCACCTGGGTCTTCGACGCCGCCGACCTGCCGGGCGGGCTGGCCAAGGCGGGCTATCACACGGTGTGCGTCGGCGGTGTCGGGTTCTTCAACAAGCTGACACCGCTGGGTGCGGCACTGCCCTCGCTGTTCGCCGAGTCGCACTGGCGGCCGGCGTTCGGGGTCACCTCGCCGACCTCGTTCGAGGAACAGATCAGGTGTGCCGAGCGGTCGGTCGGCGACCGTGCGGAGCCGGTGTTCCTGCTCGTCAACGTGTCGGCACTGCATCAGCCGAACCACTTCTACCTGCCCGGGGCGGCCGGAGACACCCGCGCGACGCACGCCGCCGCCCTCGAGTACGTCGACCGGCACGTCGGCCGTCTCTTCGCGCTGATGAGCGCGCGACGGCCATGCCTGGTCATCATCTGCTCCGACCACGGCACCGCGTACGGTGAAGACGGATATGTCGGTCACCGCATCGGTCACGAGGTGGTGTGGACGGTTCCCTACGGCGAGTTCGTCCTCCAGCCGGGAGAGTGGTCGTGA
- a CDS encoding STM4012 family radical SAM protein, with amino-acid sequence MRPYEGYVYAYPHKTAYRPLDPRPPLREVWAQERTNALSLYLHVPFCEMRCGFCNLFTRTGAPAELVTSYLDALRRQAEAVRQALPDDARFVTTAIGGGTPTYLEAAELARLLDLAEQTMGADFSATPLGIETSPATATPDRLAVLAERGTTRISIGVQSFIDTEARAALRPQRRTEVETALTAIREVAFRTLNIDLIYGIDGQTPDTWRHSLDATLAWHPEEIYLYPLYVRPLTGLGVLGRAWDDQRLGLYRQGRDHLLAAGYEQVSMRMFRLPGTDSGSEYCCQSDGMVGLGCGARSYTSRLHYSFEYAVGVRHVRAIIDDFVRLPRTAFGVANVGFALDDLEQRRRHLIQSLLQAEGLDRAAYRTRFGGDVLDDFALDAFAERGWVTDDSTRVRLTPEGLARSDAIGPALFSSRARDLMDSYDLR; translated from the coding sequence GTGAGGCCCTACGAAGGGTACGTCTACGCCTACCCGCACAAGACGGCCTACCGCCCGCTCGACCCGCGGCCCCCGCTACGCGAGGTCTGGGCGCAGGAGCGCACCAACGCGCTCTCCCTCTACCTGCACGTGCCCTTCTGCGAGATGCGGTGCGGCTTCTGCAACCTGTTCACCAGGACCGGCGCCCCCGCGGAGCTGGTGACCTCCTACCTCGACGCGCTCCGGCGCCAGGCGGAGGCCGTCCGGCAGGCGCTGCCGGACGACGCGCGTTTCGTCACCACGGCGATCGGCGGCGGCACCCCCACCTATCTGGAGGCGGCCGAGCTGGCCAGGCTGCTCGACCTGGCCGAGCAGACCATGGGGGCCGACTTCTCCGCCACTCCGCTCGGGATCGAGACCTCTCCGGCCACCGCCACGCCTGATCGTCTGGCCGTGCTCGCCGAACGCGGCACCACCCGGATCTCGATCGGGGTGCAGAGCTTCATCGACACCGAGGCCAGAGCCGCCCTGCGACCGCAGCGCCGCACCGAGGTCGAGACCGCGCTGACCGCCATCCGCGAGGTCGCGTTCCGCACGCTCAACATCGATCTGATCTACGGCATCGACGGCCAGACGCCGGACACCTGGCGCCACTCCCTCGACGCCACCCTCGCCTGGCACCCGGAGGAGATCTATCTCTACCCGCTGTACGTCCGGCCTCTCACCGGGCTGGGCGTCCTCGGCCGTGCCTGGGACGACCAGCGGCTCGGCCTCTACCGCCAGGGCCGCGACCACCTCCTGGCCGCCGGGTACGAGCAGGTGTCCATGCGGATGTTCCGGCTGCCCGGCACGGACTCTGGCAGCGAGTACTGCTGCCAGAGCGACGGCATGGTCGGTCTCGGCTGCGGCGCCCGTTCCTACACGTCGCGGCTGCACTACTCCTTCGAGTACGCCGTGGGTGTGCGGCACGTGCGCGCGATCATCGACGACTTCGTCCGGCTGCCGCGCACCGCGTTCGGCGTCGCCAACGTCGGCTTCGCGCTCGACGACCTCGAACAGCGCCGGCGCCACCTCATCCAGTCCCTGCTGCAGGCCGAGGGGCTCGACCGAGCCGCCTACCGGACGCGTTTCGGCGGCGACGTCCTCGACGACTTCGCCCTCGACGCGTTCGCGGAGCGCGGCTGGGTGACGGACGACTCCACCCGCGTACGGCTGACGCCCGAAGGACTGGCCCGTTCCGACGCCATCGGGCCGGCCCTGTTCTCCAGCCGGGCCCGCGACCTCATGGACTCCTATGATCTCCGCTGA
- a CDS encoding STM4015 family protein: protein MIHQHLTEFHGLPVRFLDADDTPASQAAWRLSGDPSGGEAPIGDAIRELLDEADCAAVRALVVGTWGWAHDNDRADEPIRLLVEAAPRLPALEAIFLGDYVSEESEISWIGQSDVTPLLTAYPRLRRLDVRGGDGLELRPVVHAALKTLRFESGGLPAGVVRAVGASTLPALRHLEMWLGTEGYSGDSGPDDWAAILAGGGLPALRHLGLQNSARQDEVAAAVATAPIVARLESLDLSMGVLSDEGAEALLSGQPLTHLNRLNLRHHSLSGEMAEKVVAALSGVEVDVSEQRGIDGDWRFIEVSE, encoded by the coding sequence GTGATCCATCAGCATCTCACCGAGTTCCACGGCCTTCCCGTCCGCTTCCTCGACGCCGACGACACGCCCGCGTCGCAGGCCGCGTGGCGCCTCAGCGGTGATCCCTCCGGCGGTGAGGCGCCCATCGGCGACGCCATCCGGGAGCTGCTCGACGAGGCCGACTGCGCCGCCGTGCGGGCGCTGGTCGTGGGCACGTGGGGATGGGCGCACGACAACGACCGGGCCGACGAGCCGATCCGGTTGCTCGTCGAGGCCGCGCCCCGCCTTCCCGCGCTGGAGGCGATCTTCCTCGGCGACTACGTCAGCGAGGAGTCCGAGATCTCCTGGATCGGGCAGTCCGACGTGACCCCGCTCCTGACCGCGTATCCCCGGCTGAGACGACTCGACGTGCGCGGCGGCGACGGCCTCGAACTCCGGCCCGTCGTGCACGCCGCGCTGAAGACCCTCCGTTTCGAGTCGGGCGGGTTGCCCGCCGGGGTGGTCAGGGCGGTCGGCGCGTCCACGTTGCCCGCGCTGCGGCACCTGGAGATGTGGCTGGGTACGGAGGGTTACTCGGGCGACTCCGGCCCGGACGACTGGGCGGCGATCCTCGCGGGCGGCGGCCTGCCCGCGCTGAGGCATCTCGGCCTGCAGAACAGCGCGCGACAGGACGAGGTGGCCGCCGCCGTCGCCACCGCGCCGATCGTGGCGCGGCTGGAGTCGCTCGACCTGTCCATGGGCGTCCTGTCCGACGAGGGGGCCGAGGCGTTGCTGTCCGGGCAGCCGCTCACCCACCTCAATCGGCTCAACCTGCGGCATCACTCCCTGAGCGGCGAGATGGCCGAGAAGGTCGTGGCCGCCCTGAGTGGTGTCGAGGTCGACGTGTCCGAGCAGCGGGGGATCGACGGCGACTGGCGCTTCATCGAGGTGTCCGAGTGA
- a CDS encoding phytase yields MRSRTRFCLATLVLCLAGPAIVPAAQADGIPTVKPRVETPALFDDGAGGNANGDDPAIWVHPTRSARSVVMTTAKEGGLYAYDLSGRQLQHVPAPAAPGEDDEPGRFNNVDLVYGLRLSGGARADLAVVSDRGRDQIRFYAVDRDRAGRDRAPLTDLTDPAVPHVFNTGQEQVNEARTAYGLATWQDESGTYLLVSQRHRTRVALLKLTATAHGKVGYRVVRTLDLPSSFRLPNGTTWTPCLEPGELPQVEGMVVDGERDVLYAAQEDVGIWRMRADLTGAPALVDRVREYGRPGVYDPETEECAPGADPGYGGRHLAADAEGLTIYHGDGGDGYLLASGQGDNTFVVYDRRRNGYVGRFKVGAGNGLDGVEHSDGSMVVNVPLGRFDRGLLVTHDGENTPKALDENGETRENTNFKFVGWGDVADRLGLDVDTRSWNPRD; encoded by the coding sequence ATGCGTTCACGAACTCGCTTCTGCCTGGCGACGCTGGTGCTCTGCCTGGCCGGACCGGCGATCGTGCCCGCCGCGCAGGCCGACGGGATCCCCACGGTCAAGCCCCGGGTCGAGACCCCCGCGCTGTTCGACGACGGCGCCGGCGGCAACGCCAACGGCGACGACCCCGCGATCTGGGTGCACCCCACCCGCTCGGCGAGGAGCGTGGTGATGACGACCGCCAAGGAGGGCGGCCTGTACGCCTACGACCTGAGCGGCAGGCAGCTCCAGCACGTCCCCGCCCCCGCCGCCCCCGGCGAGGACGACGAGCCCGGCCGGTTCAACAACGTCGACCTGGTGTACGGCCTGCGCCTGTCCGGCGGCGCCAGGGCCGACCTGGCCGTGGTCTCCGACCGGGGCCGCGACCAGATCCGCTTCTACGCCGTCGACAGGGACCGGGCGGGACGCGACCGGGCACCGCTCACCGACCTGACCGACCCCGCCGTGCCGCATGTGTTCAACACCGGCCAGGAGCAGGTCAACGAGGCGCGGACCGCGTACGGCCTGGCCACCTGGCAGGACGAAAGCGGCACCTACCTCCTGGTCAGCCAGCGGCACCGGACGCGCGTCGCGCTGCTGAAGCTGACCGCCACCGCGCACGGGAAGGTCGGCTACCGGGTCGTCCGCACCCTGGACCTGCCCTCCTCGTTCCGGCTGCCGAACGGCACGACCTGGACGCCGTGCCTGGAGCCCGGCGAGCTGCCGCAGGTCGAGGGCATGGTCGTCGACGGCGAGCGGGACGTTCTCTACGCCGCCCAGGAGGACGTGGGCATCTGGCGGATGCGGGCCGACCTCACCGGCGCCCCGGCGCTGGTCGACAGGGTCCGCGAGTACGGCAGGCCGGGCGTCTACGACCCCGAGACAGAGGAGTGCGCGCCGGGCGCGGACCCCGGCTACGGCGGCAGGCACCTGGCGGCCGACGCCGAGGGCCTGACGATCTACCACGGTGACGGCGGCGACGGCTACCTGCTCGCCTCCGGCCAGGGGGACAACACCTTCGTCGTCTACGACCGCAGGCGCAACGGTTACGTCGGCCGGTTCAAGGTCGGCGCCGGCAACGGGCTGGACGGCGTCGAGCACAGCGACGGCTCGATGGTGGTCAACGTCCCGCTGGGCCGCTTCGACCGGGGCCTGCTCGTGACGCACGACGGTGAGAACACCCCGAAGGCACTCGACGAGAACGGCGAGACCAGGGAGAACACCAACTTCAAGTTCGTCGGGTGGGGAGACGTCGCCGACCGGCTCGGCCTCGACGTGGACACCCGGAGCTGGAACCCGCGGGACTGA
- a CDS encoding STM4011 family radical SAM protein — protein MISADPPDGPVTGSGRAPLSIWDITPRHVDASPAGDVPKPEELTILYRGPLASCDYDCAYCPFAKRRDSPDRLRADREALARFTAWVAARDFPVSVLFTPWGEGLVRSWYRTAMVELSHLAHIRRVAIQTNLSTRLRWLAEADLDTLALWATYHPGQVTHDRFLARCRELLAYGVRFSVGVVGVPDHAEPARRLRAELPDDVYLWINAAEGRAYTEREAAAWTGIDPLFDYSRRPHRSLGLPCRTGRSVVSVDGEGTVRRCHFVERPIGNLYDGSALRALAPRPCPLPVCDCHIGYVHLEPLDLHRVFAGGLLERIPAGWPR, from the coding sequence ATGATCTCCGCTGACCCTCCGGACGGGCCGGTGACCGGCTCCGGGCGGGCGCCGCTGTCGATCTGGGACATCACACCGCGGCACGTGGACGCGTCCCCGGCGGGCGACGTCCCGAAGCCCGAGGAGCTGACCATCCTCTACCGGGGCCCGCTGGCCAGCTGCGACTACGACTGCGCGTACTGCCCCTTCGCGAAGCGGCGCGACAGCCCGGACCGGCTGCGCGCCGACCGGGAGGCGCTGGCCCGCTTCACCGCCTGGGTCGCGGCGCGCGACTTCCCCGTCTCGGTGCTGTTCACGCCGTGGGGCGAGGGGCTCGTCAGATCGTGGTATCGCACCGCGATGGTGGAGCTGAGCCACCTGGCCCACATCCGCAGGGTGGCCATCCAGACCAACCTGAGCACCCGGCTGAGGTGGCTCGCCGAAGCCGACCTGGACACGCTCGCCCTCTGGGCCACCTACCATCCGGGCCAGGTGACGCACGACCGGTTCCTGGCCCGATGCCGGGAGCTGCTCGCCTACGGGGTGCGCTTCAGCGTCGGCGTGGTCGGCGTCCCCGACCACGCCGAGCCGGCCAGGCGACTGCGGGCGGAGCTCCCCGACGACGTGTATCTGTGGATCAACGCCGCCGAAGGGCGTGCCTACACCGAGCGGGAGGCGGCCGCCTGGACCGGGATCGACCCGTTGTTCGACTACAGCAGGAGGCCGCACCGCAGCCTCGGACTGCCCTGCCGTACCGGCCGGAGCGTGGTGTCGGTCGACGGCGAGGGCACGGTGCGGCGGTGTCACTTCGTCGAGCGGCCGATCGGCAACCTCTACGACGGGTCGGCTCTGCGCGCGCTCGCCCCACGCCCGTGCCCGCTTCCCGTGTGCGACTGCCACATCGGATACGTGCATCTCGAACCGCTCGATCTCCACCGCGTCTTCGCGGGCGGCCTGCTCGAACGCATCCCGGCCGGCTGGCCGCGCTGA
- a CDS encoding STM4014 family protein, whose protein sequence is MTVLGTAPERPASTDDRRTRAAPFVVVGTPGDRRVTLFGDALRAHGLPEPLVVPWRDVLAGAGFGIPERARVRVDSPGEDPVADGLLRGPGAPTRVGGGASWHATFVRGLERVRRAVARTPGARLLGDVDEIAVMFDKRRSHARLLAAGVPVPPALPEPVTGYSHLRDLMARSGWGRVFVKPAHSSSASGIVALQVRAARIHAISSVELVRPRPEAAGRIGPELHNSLRVRAYTDEADVAMIIDTLAPDGLHVERWFPKASVDGRVFDLRVVVVGGRPTHAVVRASRGPMTNLHLGGTRGDLDQVRARLGAAGWERAMRTCARAAACFPGSVMVGVDLMVGIGWRRFAVAEVNAFGDLLPRLTGLPEGGAAGLDCHAAQVAHILALRSAA, encoded by the coding sequence GTGACCGTGCTCGGCACCGCGCCGGAAAGACCCGCGTCCACCGACGATCGCCGCACGCGGGCGGCGCCCTTCGTGGTCGTCGGCACGCCCGGCGACCGGCGGGTGACCCTGTTCGGGGACGCCCTGCGCGCGCACGGCCTGCCCGAGCCCCTCGTCGTCCCCTGGCGTGACGTGCTCGCCGGGGCCGGGTTCGGCATCCCGGAGCGGGCACGCGTCCGCGTCGACTCCCCCGGCGAGGACCCCGTGGCCGACGGGTTGCTGCGTGGCCCCGGCGCGCCCACCCGGGTCGGCGGCGGAGCGTCCTGGCACGCCACGTTCGTGCGTGGCCTTGAGCGGGTACGTCGGGCGGTGGCCCGGACACCGGGTGCCCGGCTGCTCGGCGACGTCGACGAGATCGCGGTGATGTTCGACAAGCGGCGCTCGCACGCCCGGCTGCTGGCCGCCGGCGTGCCCGTGCCGCCCGCCCTGCCCGAACCGGTCACCGGCTACTCCCACCTGCGCGACCTCATGGCCCGATCGGGCTGGGGCCGGGTGTTCGTCAAACCGGCGCACAGCTCGTCCGCCTCGGGAATCGTGGCGCTCCAGGTCCGGGCCGCGCGGATCCACGCGATCAGTTCCGTCGAGCTCGTCCGCCCCCGGCCGGAGGCCGCCGGGCGGATCGGCCCGGAGCTGCACAACTCGCTGCGCGTGCGCGCCTACACCGACGAGGCCGACGTGGCCATGATCATCGACACGCTCGCGCCCGACGGGCTGCACGTGGAGCGCTGGTTCCCCAAGGCGTCGGTGGACGGGCGCGTGTTCGACCTCCGCGTCGTCGTGGTCGGCGGACGGCCCACGCACGCCGTCGTCCGTGCCAGCCGTGGCCCGATGACGAACCTGCACCTGGGCGGCACCCGCGGTGATCTCGATCAGGTCCGGGCCCGGCTCGGGGCGGCCGGGTGGGAGCGGGCCATGCGGACATGCGCGCGGGCGGCCGCCTGCTTCCCCGGCTCCGTCATGGTCGGGGTCGACCTCATGGTGGGCATCGGCTGGCGTCGCTTCGCCGTGGCGGAGGTGAACGCGTTCGGCGACCTGCTGCCCAGGCTCACCGGTCTGCCCGAGGGCGGGGCCGCCGGCCTCGACTGCCACGCCGCGCAGGTGGCCCACATCCTCGCGCTCCGGAGCGCGGCATGA
- a CDS encoding DUF1206 domain-containing protein, with protein sequence MNSPQAHVEGAARRAANSQTLDRLARVGLACRGVLYGLIGFLALQIAFGGGSGGKEADKTGAIETVAEQPFGTFLLWLMVVGFAALVVWQLSEAVIGRGRTKDRVESGARVAVYALIVATLLGVLLRGDSGASMDAQSKDITATLMDLPAGQFIVGLVGLGLIGLGAYWIRQGWKKEFLKDLRTGEMPAKARQLAEKLGMAGYIARGVIAAVAGVFVIQAAVTYDPDKAKGIDSTLRSLAETPAGPWLLGVVAIGLLLFAVYCFFEARWHRV encoded by the coding sequence ATGAACAGCCCTCAGGCTCACGTGGAAGGTGCCGCTCGCAGAGCGGCCAACAGTCAGACGCTCGACAGGCTGGCGCGGGTCGGCTTGGCCTGCCGGGGTGTCCTCTACGGTTTGATCGGGTTCCTCGCCCTGCAGATCGCCTTCGGCGGGGGAAGCGGCGGCAAGGAGGCCGACAAGACCGGCGCGATCGAGACGGTGGCCGAGCAGCCGTTCGGCACGTTCCTGCTCTGGCTCATGGTCGTCGGGTTCGCCGCGCTGGTCGTCTGGCAGCTGTCGGAGGCCGTCATCGGCCGGGGACGGACCAAGGACCGGGTGGAGTCGGGTGCGCGGGTGGCGGTCTACGCGCTGATCGTGGCCACGCTGCTCGGCGTGCTGCTGCGCGGCGACTCCGGCGCCTCGATGGATGCCCAGTCGAAGGACATCACGGCCACGCTGATGGACCTGCCCGCCGGGCAGTTCATCGTGGGCCTGGTGGGCCTGGGCCTGATCGGCCTGGGAGCCTACTGGATCCGCCAGGGCTGGAAGAAGGAGTTCCTCAAGGACCTGCGCACCGGGGAGATGCCCGCGAAGGCGCGGCAGCTCGCCGAGAAGCTCGGCATGGCCGGTTACATCGCCCGAGGCGTGATCGCCGCGGTCGCCGGTGTCTTCGTCATCCAGGCCGCGGTCACCTACGACCCCGACAAGGCCAAGGGCATCGACTCGACGCTGCGCTCGCTGGCCGAGACCCCGGCCGGTCCGTGGCTGCTCGGTGTCGTCGCGATCGGTCTGCTGCTGTTCGCGGTCTACTGTTTCTTCGAGGCTCGCTGGCACCGCGTGTGA